A window of Microbacterium sp. Root61 genomic DNA:
CGCGTCCCACGATGAGCGGGCCGACCGACGTGGACAGGGCAGCGATTACGGATCCGGCTACGAGGAGACTGAGAAGTACCAGAGCGATGCGCCGCTTGCCGTACATGTCGCCGAGCTTCCCCGAGATCGGGGTGCAGATCGCCGAGACGAGCAGGGTGATCGTGATCACCCACGCGGTCTCTTCACGGGCCGCCCCGAGCAAATCGGGAAGCTCCGCCTGGATGGGGATCAGGATCGTCTGCATGAAAGACGCCCCCATGCCGGCGAAGGCGAGCACGGCGATCACTGCTCCGGGGCGCGGCTGTTTCGTCAGCTTCGATCTGTTCGTGTCAGGTGTCATATGTGGTTCCTCGGAGTGTCGCGCATTGCTTGGAGCAGAGTATCGAAGATGCGACTCAGTCTCATATTCTAGACTGGCGGAGTGACCATGGATGTTCGGGGCCGAGCCCGTGAGGCGTTCCGAGCCGAATTGGCGGAGGCCGTGCTCGCCGTCTTCGCCGAGCACGGGTTCCACAACGTGACCGTGGAACAGGCGGCGCATGCCGTCGGGATCTCGCGAGCGACGTTCTTCCGTCACCTCGGGACCAAAGAGGACGCCGTCATCCTCGCGGTCGAGTTCTCGAGCATCGACTACGCGGAGGTGATCCGCGCGCTTCCTTCGGGTGATCCGCGGTCTGGTTGGGCGCTCGTGCGGGTTGCCGTGGAGCCCACGGTCCTGCGGGTCGAGGATGATCCCGCACGTCAGCTTTCTCGACTGGAAGTCATCAACGCCGAGCCGAGCCTCCGCGCCAAGCTCGCCGAGTCGCGCCTCGAAAAGGTCGAGAGGCTGGGCAAGGCGATCGGTGAGCGAATGGATGACGCCCTCGGCGCCCGGGTGCTCGCCGCCACGGGGATGGCGGCCTTCGACCTGAGCTGGAGCGAATGGATCGCCGATCCGGCCACTTCATTCCGCGATGTGGTCGACAGGATCTTCGGTCGACTCGGCGCCTGACTCCCCTCCCGGCCCGGTGGAGAGGCGAAAGGATGAAATCCGCGGATGAAACGCGGGTCGCTGATCGGCGATCTCCGGAGCTAGATCACAGCATCCCTGAAATGCATCGCTGGCCCATCTCACGACCGAGATCACGCGGAACTCCGGGCTGCCACCGCGGACCGAGGGCCCGTGTCGGAGGGGGTCTGAGGGGTGCGCGCGATGCGCCGCGGAGGCTGCGTCCTCATCACTAGCGTCGGAACCCTGTGTTTGGGGGGACATCGCCCGCGCGCCGGCCATGCCGCGTGCTGTGGTTCGCGGGCGTGTCCGATAGGGGGGACGCTCATGCTGAAGTTCGGGACGCTCTACCGCGCTGTTGCAGCGGTGACGGGGGCCACGCTCGTGGCCGCGATGGTGACCGCGGGCGCGTTGCCGGCACCTGCTGTTGAGGTGCCGCAGTCGACGCTCGCTGTCTCGAAGTCCGACAACCTGGGCGGGCAGACCCTGAAGCCCGGGGCGGACTTCGTCTACGAACTGACGGCGTCGTGCTCGAACATCGAAGTCGACTGCACCGATGTCGTGCTCACCGATGTGCTGCCTGAAGGCATCGACATCACGGCCCTGCCGCAGTCGACGCCCGACCGCACCGTGGAGTTCGTCGAAGCGACCCGCACGCTGACGATCTCGTTCCACAAGAAGACAGACAATCCGGCCGGTGTCGGCCTGCCCGCCGGAAGCCAGGAGGTCTTCGAGGTCGCCGGGCGTCTGCCGGCGAACACCCCGATGCTCTCGGGCGACAAGATCACCAACGTCGCCGAGCTCTCCGGCAGCAACGCTGCGACCGTGACCGACGACGACATCATCGTCGTCGAGGTCCCCAAGGCGGTCACGCCGATCGCGACCAAGAGCTGGACCGAGGGCACGAGCGTCGCCGGCACGAACAACGTGGTCGAGGTGAAGCTCGGCGTCCGCAACGGCTCATCGTCGAGCGCCGCCGTCACGACCTTGAGTGTCGTCGACGACACCGCCGCCACGTACGAGCACTTCGACGCCACGTCGGTCAGCGTCACCACCTTCCCGAAGGGCGCGAACAAGGCCGTGCTGCAGGCGAAGATCGGCGGCAACTGGATGTCGGTGTCCACGCTGAGCGCTGCGGGCACGTTCCCCGGTGCACCGGGCGTCGATCTGGCCTTCGCCACCGGCATCCGCATCGACTTCACGGATGTCGATGACAAGATCCTGCCGTACGACGCCGATGGCGGCGCTGCCACCCTCACGCTCGAGCTGCGCGACACCCTTCGCTCCACCGGCGCCCCGATCGCACCGACCGCGAAGATCCCGGTCGACAACTGTGCGGTCCCGGTGGCTGCGGAAGCCACCGGTGCGCCCGTGCAGGGTGCCGCGGCCTGTTCGGTGCACCAGATCCTGCCCGACACGCTCGTGCTCGAGTCCAAGAAGAGCTTCTTCGCCGACCGCGACGGCAACTTCACGAGGAACACCGGCGAATACGCCGTGATCGGGGAGCACTCCCCGGTCAGCGCGACCGTCTCCGTGCAGAACAAGTCGCCGTTCCCGGTCAGCGAGCTGACGATCACCGAGCCCGACACGACCGTGGCCGGTCAGGAATTCTCCTTCGTCGACGTGAGCAAGATCCGCCTGACCTTCCCCGTCGGATCCTCCAACGCGCAAGTGACCTATACGTTCGCGAACGGCGAGGTACGCACCGTCGACTACGACCCGCGAGCCGGTGGAACAGACCTCGCCATCGCCGACCTCCAGGTCAGCAGTGCGCTGACCAAGGTGTCGGTCAAGTACACGGGCAACGGAGCGGCGATCATCGAGGGTGCGACCGCGGGACTCGGTGTTCACGGCACGCTCAACGACAAGGTCACCGACGCGGATCTCCCCGGCGGCACCAGTCCCGGCGTCTTCAACTGCGCCGCGACCGCCGGCTCGGCGGGACGCACCGACGGCACCGGCGTCGCCGTCGGCCAGGCGTGCGCGACACTGCCCGTGGAAAGCCCGCGACAGACCACCGGCGGCACGAAGACGGTGTCGCAGAACAGCATCCCCGAGGGCCAGCCGATCGTCTTCACCCTGAAGGTCGTCAACAACGGCAACCTCGACCTGGTCACCCCGTCGATCACCGATCCGCGCGTCAACGCGGTGGATGCCCCCGTCTCGGCCGGCAACCCGTTCGCGAGCCTGCGCCTGGTCTCGGCCGGCATCACCCGGCAGGGCAGTCCCGATGCCGACATCCAGGTGTACGACCCGACCGCCGCGAAGTGGGTGCCGTACGCTGCGGGCAACGCTGCGCTGCTGGAGCGTGCCACCGGTGTCCGCGCGGTCGCGCAGGGCAGCCTCGCGCCGACGCAGGGCTTCACCCTGACCCTCGTCACCGAGCGCCGCGCCGGCATTCCGGATGATGCGGTCATCGCCAACTGCTTCGTGACGTCGTCGTCGACGGCCGGCTATGTGCCGGGCGATCCGTCCTGCTCGCCGGAGATCGTGACCGGCCCGCAGTCCGCCGACGTGAACCTGAACAAGATGATCTCTCCGGGTCTCCTCCCGGTGTTCGTTCCCGGGCTCCCGGCACAGAAGGCGGATGTCTCGCTGATGGTGTCCAATACGGGCAACCTGAGTGCGAAGCGGCTGCAGATCACCGACGCCGACGCGGACTTCTTCGACGCCGTCGACTTCATCAAGGTCGCCAAGGTCACCTTCCCGGCCGGTGCGAACCGCGTGACCTTCGACTACCTCGTGGGCTCGACGTGGCACACCACCGGGCCACTTGCCTCGGCAGGCTCGTACCCGCTTCCCTCGGGAGTCGACGCGGACGAGGTGGTCGGCATCCGTGCCACCTTCTCGAGCACGTCCTCCGCCAACGACGGCTACGTGATCACCCCGTGCGCCATCGGCAACGACGCGTGCAAGGGCGTGATCTCGTACACGATCAGCCCGCGCGAGGCGCTGCGCAAGAGCGGCGACGTCGCGAAGCTCGGCGTTCTGACCAACACGGCGACCGCCGGGTACGAGACGCGCCTGCAGGCGCCGGGCACCCTGGCCGAGATCGCCGAGGTCGATGCGACCCTCGAACTCGTCACGGGTACCACTCAGCTCGACGTCGACAAGACGCCCGACACCACTCTGACCCCCGGTGCGAAGACGAGCTTCTTCCTCAAGGTCACCAACACCGGCACCGGCAACATCCCGGGCCTGACGGTGCGCGACCTGATCCCGGCCGGGATGGCGTTCGTCGAGGACTTCGCCGGTGACACGGTCGGCGGCGTCGTTCAGCCCTACAAGATCGTGGACGCGACGATCCCGTCCGGAGCCAAGGCGATCCCCGTGCCGGAGTTCACGGTCGCCCGCGACGGCGAGCGGGTCAGCGGGCTC
This region includes:
- a CDS encoding TetR/AcrR family transcriptional regulator — its product is MDVRGRAREAFRAELAEAVLAVFAEHGFHNVTVEQAAHAVGISRATFFRHLGTKEDAVILAVEFSSIDYAEVIRALPSGDPRSGWALVRVAVEPTVLRVEDDPARQLSRLEVINAEPSLRAKLAESRLEKVERLGKAIGERMDDALGARVLAATGMAAFDLSWSEWIADPATSFRDVVDRIFGRLGA
- a CDS encoding DUF5979 domain-containing protein; the protein is MLKFGTLYRAVAAVTGATLVAAMVTAGALPAPAVEVPQSTLAVSKSDNLGGQTLKPGADFVYELTASCSNIEVDCTDVVLTDVLPEGIDITALPQSTPDRTVEFVEATRTLTISFHKKTDNPAGVGLPAGSQEVFEVAGRLPANTPMLSGDKITNVAELSGSNAATVTDDDIIVVEVPKAVTPIATKSWTEGTSVAGTNNVVEVKLGVRNGSSSSAAVTTLSVVDDTAATYEHFDATSVSVTTFPKGANKAVLQAKIGGNWMSVSTLSAAGTFPGAPGVDLAFATGIRIDFTDVDDKILPYDADGGAATLTLELRDTLRSTGAPIAPTAKIPVDNCAVPVAAEATGAPVQGAAACSVHQILPDTLVLESKKSFFADRDGNFTRNTGEYAVIGEHSPVSATVSVQNKSPFPVSELTITEPDTTVAGQEFSFVDVSKIRLTFPVGSSNAQVTYTFANGEVRTVDYDPRAGGTDLAIADLQVSSALTKVSVKYTGNGAAIIEGATAGLGVHGTLNDKVTDADLPGGTSPGVFNCAATAGSAGRTDGTGVAVGQACATLPVESPRQTTGGTKTVSQNSIPEGQPIVFTLKVVNNGNLDLVTPSITDPRVNAVDAPVSAGNPFASLRLVSAGITRQGSPDADIQVYDPTAAKWVPYAAGNAALLERATGVRAVAQGSLAPTQGFTLTLVTERRAGIPDDAVIANCFVTSSSTAGYVPGDPSCSPEIVTGPQSADVNLNKMISPGLLPVFVPGLPAQKADVSLMVSNTGNLSAKRLQITDADADFFDAVDFIKVAKVTFPAGANRVTFDYLVGSTWHTTGPLASAGSYPLPSGVDADEVVGIRATFSSTSSANDGYVITPCAIGNDACKGVISYTISPREALRKSGDVAKLGVLTNTATAGYETRLQAPGTLAEIAEVDATLELVTGTTQLDVDKTPDTTLTPGAKTSFFLKVTNTGTGNIPGLTVRDLIPAGMAFVEDFAGDTVGGVVQPYKIVDATIPSGAKAIPVPEFTVARDGERVSGLSWDFGSDWLFAPGARFTIEIQVALEPGVTAGQKLTNTMAAGSTVVPPTQFTCKRPGSTSTDGPFGPGVVCTDTAQLSVSAGAAFDTRKWVAGTPELGWYNATTKENIPTGDVSCPVMVRGGVSYTATPCIALVHPGENFSYVLRTINAGTEDASRVVIADRFPVHGDTAILSDQKRGTEWNSAPTLIGVPAVDVPGTATVTTGFSHGKTLCTADLDMRTPAVCDVDDWTADAAGASGFQTSVDFPQGARLKPGQGFDIAFQMASPADVKRVSDPTIAWNSIARGAETIRSNGTVRPLAPLEPIKVGVGLSFGAFQVTKTITSNPGGLPLDGLEYGFAYSCSMDVNGTIEVVRDGTGAVAVGTPTTVSGIPSNAVCDVWETDAHGAVASHPEADPITLDPIVAHFGTGEPDPASVRTAALTNDFPLASVPVTKVVDGGAADFADGPYTVELSCTFEGTPVTGSPFTVTLTEPGTKNVQVPVGSTCSARETAQGSATHVVVSPAQLQVGAASTGFTVTNTFVAGSLVIGKELVGTGANLATGTEFDFSVSCSFDGRDDVYTGSVTLTADGTSTLRSDPITPLPIGAECLVTETDNGGADATPAPVQVVITENADANTVVAGFTNAFSAGSLEVAKVLDGPAAGEDYATDAEYELLVTCQRPDADDELTTVFGGTVVVRAGDTIPVLHPVSGEPVLLPVGTHCFAEETGTGLATSWEIDHDSYDTATIVTAGDPDEIQALTITATNTFEYGEVVVDKRIGTNPDSLALDATEFPVAYRCEIPNDETGWLVEGTGVISVNGALRLEQLAHTARCLVWETETGGARSSHTADNPLELVVDTTDAEIAQGEIVNDFAAGVRPDLPATGGSLPWLVLGAAGVLLLAGALVLYLGRRTRRS